One window of Campylobacter avium LMG 24591 genomic DNA carries:
- the xseB gene encoding exodeoxyribonuclease VII small subunit — protein MSFEEHINKVNKALEDLNSEDLSLDEGIKLYKKAVVDLKKAREVLDKAQLEIEKIDNE, from the coding sequence ATGAGTTTTGAAGAGCATATAAACAAAGTAAACAAGGCTTTAGAGGATTTAAATAGCGAGGATTTAAGTCTTGATGAGGGTATCAAGCTTTATAAAAAGGCTGTTGTGGATTTAAAAAAAGCTAGAGAAGTTCTAGACAAAGCACAGCTAGAAATAGAAAAGATAGATAATGAATAA
- the guaB gene encoding IMP dehydrogenase, whose translation MKIVKRALTFEDVLLMPAYSEVLPKEVDIKTELTKNISLNMPLLSAAMDTVTEHRSAIMMARLGGIGIIHKNMDIQYQAREIKRVKKSESGVIIDPIFVGENAKVKEVLEIMAEYRISGVPVVDDNKILLGILTNRDLRFETNMNNLVKNVMTKMPLITAPKGCTLDEAEKIFNKNKVEKLPLVDKKGHLEGLITIKDLKKRKEYPNANKDSYGRLVVGAAVGVNDMKRVDALVEAGVDVIVLDSAHGHSKGIINSLKEIKAKYPKLDVIAGNIATAEAAKTLCEAGADAIKVGIGPGSICTTRIVSGVGVPQISAISDCAKEALKYKVKVIADGGIKYSGDIAKAIAAGANSVMIGSLLAGTDESPGEIFSYQGRQYKSYRGMGSLAAMQKGSSDRYFQQGMAQDKLVPEGIEARVPYTGSIKDVIHQLLGGLRSSMGYVGAKDIKSFQKKAEFVEITSAGLKESHVHDVIITHEAPNYKVNQQ comes from the coding sequence ATGAAGATAGTAAAAAGAGCCCTAACATTTGAAGATGTGCTTTTAATGCCAGCTTATTCTGAAGTTCTTCCAAAAGAAGTTGATATAAAAACAGAACTTACAAAAAATATAAGCTTAAACATGCCCTTGCTATCGGCTGCCATGGACACTGTTACAGAACATAGAAGTGCCATTATGATGGCTAGGCTTGGCGGGATTGGTATAATTCACAAAAACATGGACATACAGTATCAAGCAAGAGAGATTAAAAGAGTTAAAAAAAGTGAAAGTGGAGTTATCATAGACCCTATTTTTGTGGGAGAAAACGCAAAGGTAAAAGAGGTTTTAGAAATAATGGCGGAGTATAGAATTTCAGGCGTTCCTGTAGTGGATGATAATAAAATTTTGCTTGGAATTTTAACAAATAGAGATTTAAGATTTGAAACAAATATGAATAACTTAGTAAAAAATGTTATGACTAAAATGCCGCTAATTACAGCACCAAAGGGCTGCACCTTGGATGAGGCTGAGAAAATTTTTAATAAAAATAAGGTAGAAAAATTACCTCTAGTGGATAAAAAAGGACATCTAGAAGGACTTATAACCATAAAAGACTTGAAAAAAAGAAAAGAATACCCAAATGCGAACAAAGACAGCTACGGTAGATTAGTAGTTGGCGCAGCAGTTGGGGTAAATGACATGAAAAGGGTTGATGCTCTTGTTGAAGCTGGAGTTGATGTCATAGTGCTTGATAGCGCTCACGGACACTCAAAGGGCATAATCAATAGCTTAAAAGAAATAAAAGCAAAATACCCAAAACTTGATGTCATCGCTGGAAACATAGCAACAGCAGAAGCCGCTAAGACACTGTGCGAGGCTGGAGCTGATGCTATAAAGGTTGGAATAGGCCCTGGAAGCATATGCACAACGCGTATAGTCTCTGGCGTTGGTGTGCCTCAAATTTCAGCCATTTCTGACTGCGCCAAAGAGGCCTTAAAATACAAAGTAAAAGTAATTGCTGATGGCGGCATAAAATACTCAGGAGACATAGCAAAAGCAATCGCTGCCGGTGCAAATTCAGTTATGATAGGTTCTTTATTAGCCGGAACAGATGAAAGTCCGGGAGAAATTTTTAGCTATCAAGGAAGGCAGTATAAAAGCTATAGGGGTATGGGCAGCTTAGCAGCCATGCAAAAAGGAAGCTCTGATAGGTATTTTCAGCAAGGAATGGCTCAAGATAAACTAGTTCCTGAGGGCATAGAAGCTAGAGTGCCTTATACGGGCAGCATCAAAGATGTGATACATCAACTACTTGGCGGGCTTCGCTCTTCTATGGGTTATGTTGGGGCTAAGGATATAAAAAGCTTCCAAAAGAAAGCTGAATTTGTCGAAATCACAAGTGCAGGCCTTAAAGAAAGCCATGTGCATGATGTAATCATAACACACGAAGCACCAAATTACAAAGTAAATCAACAATGA
- the murC gene encoding UDP-N-acetylmuramate--L-alanine ligase, translating into MKKIHFIGIGGIGLSALARFLKEKGFEISGSDLKESKITDDLSKENIKVSIPHKEENVLNKDLIIYSAAIKEENAEYKKAKELGIKCLSRKEALPLILEDKQVFAVAGAHGKSTTSSILATLFDDASVIIGAILKEFSSNMIYKNSDKLIFEADESDSSFLNANPHLAIVTNTEAEHLEHYNNDLSKLQEAYNTFLKRAKFRVINAEDEYLAKLNLEAIKLYPSKDIKNCKTVIKNFKPQTSFELKDLGEFKILGIGYHLALDASLAILAALEYMDKELIRNKLQSYQGIKKRFDILYADENLAIIDDYGHHPTEIKATLKAAFEYAKLVGYKKVSAVFEPHRYTRLSANLNEFKEAFVGVDELIILPVYAAGEAKIDINLKEHFKNAIFIDDIKREGKYLVANNGRVFDEGLIIGFGAGDISNKLREA; encoded by the coding sequence TTGAAAAAAATACACTTCATAGGCATTGGCGGCATAGGACTTTCAGCACTTGCTAGGTTTTTAAAAGAAAAAGGCTTTGAAATAAGCGGCTCTGATTTAAAGGAAAGCAAGATCACCGATGATTTAAGCAAGGAAAATATAAAGGTTAGCATACCACATAAAGAAGAAAATGTTTTAAACAAGGACTTAATCATATACTCAGCCGCCATCAAGGAAGAAAACGCAGAATACAAAAAGGCAAAGGAACTTGGCATAAAATGCCTCTCTCGCAAGGAAGCCTTGCCGCTAATTTTAGAGGATAAGCAAGTGTTTGCAGTAGCTGGTGCGCACGGCAAAAGCACCACTTCAAGTATATTAGCAACGCTTTTTGATGACGCTTCTGTTATCATAGGCGCTATTTTAAAAGAATTTTCTTCTAACATGATATATAAAAACAGCGATAAATTAATCTTTGAAGCAGATGAAAGCGATAGTTCTTTTTTGAACGCAAACCCTCATTTAGCAATAGTTACAAACACAGAGGCTGAACATTTAGAGCATTACAACAACGACTTAAGCAAGCTGCAAGAGGCTTACAACACCTTTTTAAAACGGGCTAAATTTCGGGTGATTAACGCAGAGGATGAGTATTTAGCAAAGCTAAATTTAGAGGCGATTAAGCTATATCCTAGCAAAGACATAAAAAACTGCAAAACAGTGATTAAAAATTTCAAGCCCCAAACTAGCTTCGAGTTAAAAGACTTGGGAGAATTTAAAATTTTAGGCATAGGTTATCACCTAGCACTAGACGCTTCGTTAGCAATCCTAGCAGCACTTGAGTATATGGACAAAGAGCTAATAAGAAATAAATTGCAAAGCTATCAAGGCATAAAAAAAAGATTTGATATTTTATATGCTGATGAGAATTTAGCTATCATTGATGATTACGGGCACCATCCAACAGAAATCAAAGCGACACTAAAGGCAGCCTTTGAGTATGCGAAATTGGTCGGTTACAAAAAAGTAAGCGCCGTATTTGAGCCGCACAGATACACGCGTTTGAGTGCGAATTTAAATGAATTTAAGGAAGCTTTTGTAGGGGTGGATGAGCTCATCATTTTGCCGGTTTATGCAGCCGGAGAAGCAAAAATAGATATAAATTTAAAAGAACATTTTAAAAACGCTATCTTTATAGATGATATAAAAAGAGAGGGCAAGTACCTAGTAGCAAACAATGGACGCGTCTTTGATGAGGGGCTTATCATAGGCTTTGGCGCCGGAGATATAAGTAATAAATTAAGAGAAGCTTAA
- a CDS encoding endonuclease MutS2: MKKLLQKLDLSSYIQDFEALLARQKDVFYLQGDYKLHFKRINELAKLDFTPPQEVKNLNTELMHLSKQGILHLKQSFEFVKIIRYFIYLKGLKFEHCLKEWLDKIQISDEIKELTKYFDEKAEIKEELDERLVNLNDSLRLKTEQIRLEFSKLLHSKTLSPYLIDSQIHLINDEECLLLRGGFSSSLKCKIIARSNSGGFYVVPNSVENLYKQREDLKAQKEEIYYEYAKKISAIFHKNLAFLKFINQAFDLFDSYSARVLLAKSKDYEFVPSDSSKDIILKDFAHPALKNAKKVSIEFNKQVLLITGVNAGGKSMLLKGIISACFLAKYLLPMPINSSQSKIGSFKEFVSIIEDPQNIKNDISTFAGRMLEFSKLHEKKDLLLGVDEIELGTDAEEAACLYTVLISQLITEGKKIIITTHHKRLALLLAQNEEVELLAALYDEKNAKPSYEFLKGTIGKSYAFESALRYNIRPNLIKEAKRLYGEDKQNLESMVSKNINLELELKAKLKKVAKKEEKLEKLLQKVQEDKNEQEKNMQKLAKDLEFKFYEAIKEAKNTIKFTDIKEKQRSLNKANELKKNIKIPTINQQKEDIKIGDYVKYNDIKGEVKSINKNEALIQGESLSLRVPLSLLKKTTKNTQKEASKIHIEKKSKANVSLDLHGLRSEEAIEKLDMFISDALLAGFDEVIVYHGIGTGKLAFAVKEFLKTHKSVKEFNDAPMNQGGFGAKVIKF; encoded by the coding sequence ATGAAAAAACTCTTACAAAAACTTGATTTAAGCTCGTACATACAAGACTTTGAAGCACTGCTAGCAAGGCAAAAAGATGTGTTTTATTTGCAAGGGGATTACAAGCTTCATTTTAAACGCATAAATGAGCTAGCAAAGCTTGATTTTACGCCGCCACAAGAGGTAAAAAACCTAAACACAGAACTAATGCATCTTAGCAAACAAGGAATTTTACACCTTAAGCAAAGTTTTGAATTTGTAAAGATTATAAGGTATTTTATCTATCTTAAAGGCTTGAAATTTGAACATTGCCTAAAGGAATGGCTAGATAAAATTCAAATCAGTGATGAAATCAAAGAACTTACAAAATACTTTGATGAAAAGGCAGAAATCAAAGAAGAGCTAGACGAAAGACTAGTAAATTTAAACGATAGCTTAAGGCTTAAAACAGAGCAAATAAGGCTTGAATTTAGCAAGTTATTGCACTCAAAAACACTAAGCCCTTACCTTATAGATAGTCAAATTCACCTAATAAACGATGAGGAATGCTTGCTTTTAAGAGGCGGATTTTCATCAAGTTTAAAATGCAAAATCATAGCTCGTTCAAATTCAGGCGGCTTTTATGTTGTGCCAAATTCAGTGGAAAATTTATACAAACAAAGAGAGGATTTAAAGGCTCAAAAAGAGGAAATTTACTACGAATACGCTAAAAAAATATCTGCGATTTTTCATAAAAATTTAGCCTTTTTGAAATTTATAAACCAAGCCTTTGATTTGTTCGATTCTTACAGCGCAAGGGTTTTGCTAGCAAAAAGTAAGGATTATGAGTTTGTGCCAAGCGATAGTTCAAAAGATATAATCCTAAAAGACTTCGCTCATCCAGCCCTTAAAAACGCTAAAAAAGTAAGTATTGAATTTAACAAACAGGTTTTGTTGATTACCGGAGTTAATGCTGGCGGAAAATCCATGCTTTTAAAGGGTATTATCTCGGCATGTTTTTTGGCAAAATATTTGCTTCCAATGCCAATAAATTCAAGCCAAAGCAAGATAGGAAGCTTCAAAGAATTTGTGAGCATTATAGAAGACCCGCAAAATATAAAAAACGACATATCAACCTTTGCGGGCAGAATGCTTGAATTTTCAAAGCTGCACGAAAAAAAAGACTTGCTTTTGGGCGTTGATGAAATAGAGCTAGGAACCGACGCTGAGGAGGCTGCTTGTCTTTATACTGTATTGATTTCGCAGCTTATCACCGAAGGAAAGAAAATCATCATCACAACGCACCACAAAAGACTTGCTCTGCTCTTAGCACAAAACGAAGAGGTGGAGCTTTTAGCGGCACTGTATGATGAAAAAAATGCAAAGCCTAGTTATGAGTTTTTAAAAGGTACCATAGGCAAATCTTACGCCTTTGAAAGCGCCTTAAGATACAACATAAGGCCAAATTTGATAAAAGAAGCGAAGAGGCTTTATGGGGAAGATAAGCAAAACCTCGAAAGCATGGTATCTAAAAATATAAATTTAGAACTAGAACTAAAGGCAAAGCTAAAAAAAGTTGCCAAAAAAGAGGAAAAATTAGAAAAGTTATTGCAAAAGGTGCAAGAGGATAAAAACGAGCAAGAAAAAAATATGCAAAAGCTAGCCAAGGACTTAGAATTCAAATTCTACGAGGCCATTAAAGAGGCTAAAAACACCATAAAATTTACAGATATAAAAGAAAAGCAAAGAAGCTTAAACAAGGCAAATGAACTCAAAAAAAATATCAAAATACCAACGATAAACCAGCAAAAGGAGGATATAAAAATCGGCGATTATGTAAAATACAACGACATAAAAGGCGAGGTTAAAAGCATAAACAAAAACGAGGCTTTGATACAAGGCGAAAGCCTAAGCCTTAGAGTGCCGCTTTCTTTGCTCAAAAAAACTACGAAAAACACGCAAAAAGAAGCTAGTAAAATTCATATAGAAAAAAAATCCAAAGCAAATGTAAGCCTGGATTTGCACGGCTTAAGAAGCGAAGAGGCCATAGAAAAACTCGATATGTTTATATCGGACGCTTTGTTGGCTGGCTTTGATGAGGTTATAGTTTATCACGGCATAGGCACAGGAAAGCTTGCATTTGCTGTGAAGGAATTTTTAAAAACGCACAAAAGCGTAAAGGAATTTAACGACGCACCTATGAATCAGGGTGGCTTTGGCGCAAAGGTGATAAAATTTTAA
- a CDS encoding carbon-nitrogen hydrolase family protein produces MNKIAALQLPTLALSESRLDYYLKASKDNGANLVVLGEYVLNSFFTELLSMPKNMIKEQSLAKKESLIKFAKKYDIKIIAPFISVENKGLKKLCLMVSKDEVKSYEQQILMPYSHWNEEKFFINSCKKLKLFSFDYNDIKCAVCFGFEAHFDFFWNQIKAKKIDLLILPTASTFNSEQRWLEMLKTRAFLSSCAILRVNRVGKANNDDKWNFYGNTLYINAFAELTECLKDKEEMLIIQAEKSSEARKLWKFDSIARKYNS; encoded by the coding sequence ATGAATAAAATAGCAGCCCTACAGCTTCCAACCTTGGCATTAAGCGAATCAAGGCTTGATTACTACCTAAAAGCCTCAAAAGATAATGGTGCTAACCTAGTTGTGCTTGGAGAATATGTCTTAAATAGCTTTTTTACCGAGCTTTTATCTATGCCTAAAAATATGATAAAAGAGCAAAGCTTGGCAAAAAAAGAAAGTCTTATAAAATTTGCTAAAAAATACGACATAAAAATCATCGCACCATTTATAAGCGTGGAAAACAAAGGTCTTAAAAAGCTATGTCTCATGGTTTCAAAAGACGAGGTAAAAAGTTACGAACAGCAAATTCTAATGCCTTATTCTCACTGGAACGAGGAGAAATTTTTTATAAATTCTTGCAAAAAACTAAAACTTTTCTCCTTTGATTACAATGACATAAAATGCGCTGTGTGCTTTGGCTTTGAGGCTCATTTTGACTTCTTTTGGAACCAAATTAAAGCAAAAAAAATAGACCTTTTGATACTACCCACAGCCTCGACCTTTAACAGCGAGCAAAGATGGCTTGAAATGCTTAAAACTAGGGCTTTTCTAAGCTCTTGTGCTATACTTAGGGTAAACCGCGTAGGAAAGGCAAACAATGATGATAAGTGGAATTTTTACGGAAACACCCTTTATATCAACGCCTTTGCAGAGCTTACAGAATGCCTAAAAGACAAAGAGGAAATGCTCATCATACAAGCAGAAAAATCAAGCGAGGCTAGGAAATTGTGGAAATTTGATAGCATAGCCAGAAAATATAATTCTTAA